One stretch of Arachis hypogaea cultivar Tifrunner chromosome 20, arahy.Tifrunner.gnm2.J5K5, whole genome shotgun sequence DNA includes these proteins:
- the LOC112782790 gene encoding deoxyuridine 5'-triphosphate nucleotidohydrolase produces MAQPDSHATNGSIVAENQEPSPEILKIHQDADISTNLASLLRVKKLSDNAVLPSRASPLSAGYDLSSAVETKILARGKALVATDLSISIPEGTYARIAPRSGLALKHSIDVGAGVIDADYRGPVGVILFNHSDVDFEVKVGDRVAQLILEKIVTPDVVEVEDLDSTVRGEGGFGSTDV; encoded by the exons ATGGCCCAACCAGACTCCCACGCCACCAACGGCTCCATCGTCGCCGAGAACCAAGAGCCCTCCCCGGAGATCCTCAAGATCCACCAAGACGCTGACATTTCCACCAACCTTGCTTCTCTCCTCCGTGTAAAGAAGCTCTCCGACAACGCCGTTCTTCCCTCTAGGGCTTCTCCTCTCTCCGCTGGTTACGATCTCTCCAG tGCTGTGGAGACGAAGATTCTGGCGAGAGGCAAGGCTCTGGTGGCTACTGATCTCAGCATTTCAATTCCAGAAGGCACCTATGCGCGCATTG CTCCGCGATCAGGTCTTGCGTTGAAGCATTCGATTGACGTTGGTGCAGGGGTGATCGACGCCGATTACAGAGGACCGGTTGGGGTGATACTGTTCAACCATTCGGATGTTGATTTTGAGGTGAAGGTTGGTGACAGAGTTGCACAGCTGATTTTGGAGAAGATTGTGACTCCTGATGTTGTTGAGGTTGAGGATTTGGATTCAACTGTTAGGGGTGAAGGTGGGTTTGGATCAACCGATGTTTGA